One Streptomyces sp. RPA4-2 genomic window carries:
- a CDS encoding regulator: MLRNLPEAPPGFVGRRDELTHLTEALRGHRLVTLTGVGGVGKSRLALHTAERVLRLGARGVAWADLWTLQDERLLVATMADALDFSDHTTTMPLDALGTWLADKDVLLVLDSCEHLLAACRPVIAGLLKACPALSVLATSREPLGLPDEHVVPVGPLPPATDAVELFCRRASAAGTVLSAPADLVAVARLCQRLEGMPLALELIAGQLSHRTLAEVEWELGSRLDIAADGGNALPAGPARHRAVRTSVGWSHELCTPQERLMWARLSVFRDVVDADTVRAVCAGGPLLASDVDPALAGLVRKSVLSRNGDHHRMLDTVREYGRMWLDELGQTAELSDRHAQYFLELARDADAGWPGPEQARWYGRIDRANADLCAALDHLLSVRPRAALELAGLVGFFWSCCGHLRESASYLEDALALSDESGPVRTKALWALGITRVLRGERDPFRTLAGFCHRRAQAQDDDEGILLAAYLLGLTHLLQGLPMAARSEVDRTLAAVGGTAFSSAGRMLCRLVRVFALTAEGLLEQARAEAEDLREGCVERGEWWTRSYTDYQLALISLFEDRPEDATVHALSMLDGKRHIGDSFGLALGLDLLASALAARGEAETAVAAYGAGEVYWGAVGHPQRGTPELGPVCERYEDTARSLLGDVYEEARLRSVLCDPEAVLRALLDGSARDS; encoded by the coding sequence GTGCTGAGAAACCTGCCCGAGGCTCCGCCCGGTTTCGTCGGACGCCGCGACGAACTCACCCATCTCACCGAGGCCCTGCGCGGGCACCGGTTGGTCACGCTGACCGGGGTCGGCGGCGTGGGCAAGAGCCGTCTGGCGCTGCACACGGCGGAACGCGTCCTGCGCCTCGGCGCACGCGGGGTGGCCTGGGCCGACCTCTGGACCCTCCAGGACGAGCGGCTGCTCGTCGCGACCATGGCCGACGCGCTGGACTTCTCCGACCACACGACGACGATGCCGCTGGACGCCCTGGGCACCTGGCTCGCGGACAAGGACGTCCTGCTGGTGCTGGACTCCTGTGAGCACCTGCTCGCGGCCTGCCGGCCGGTGATCGCCGGCCTGCTCAAGGCCTGCCCCGCGCTGAGCGTGCTCGCGACCAGCCGCGAACCGCTCGGTCTGCCGGACGAACACGTCGTCCCCGTGGGGCCGTTGCCGCCGGCCACCGACGCCGTGGAACTCTTCTGCCGCCGGGCCTCCGCCGCGGGAACGGTGCTGTCGGCCCCCGCGGACCTGGTGGCGGTCGCCCGGCTGTGCCAACGGCTCGAAGGGATGCCGCTCGCCCTTGAGTTGATCGCGGGGCAGCTGTCGCACCGTACGCTCGCGGAGGTCGAGTGGGAGCTCGGATCCCGGCTGGACATCGCGGCGGACGGCGGGAACGCCCTGCCCGCCGGTCCGGCGCGACACCGGGCGGTGCGGACCTCGGTCGGCTGGAGCCACGAACTGTGCACGCCCCAGGAGCGATTGATGTGGGCACGTCTGTCCGTGTTCCGTGACGTCGTGGACGCGGACACGGTGCGCGCCGTGTGCGCCGGGGGCCCGCTCCTCGCGTCGGACGTGGACCCGGCGCTGGCCGGGCTGGTGAGGAAGTCGGTCCTGTCGCGCAACGGCGATCACCACCGGATGCTCGACACCGTCCGGGAGTACGGGCGCATGTGGCTCGACGAACTCGGCCAGACCGCCGAGCTGTCGGACCGGCACGCCCAGTACTTCCTGGAGCTGGCCCGCGACGCCGACGCGGGCTGGCCGGGTCCGGAGCAGGCCCGCTGGTACGGGCGGATCGACCGGGCGAACGCCGATCTGTGCGCGGCGCTCGACCATCTGCTGTCCGTCCGGCCGCGCGCGGCACTCGAACTGGCCGGTCTCGTCGGCTTCTTCTGGAGCTGCTGCGGACATCTGCGGGAGTCGGCCTCGTACTTGGAGGACGCGTTGGCGCTGTCCGACGAGTCCGGGCCGGTCAGGACCAAGGCGCTGTGGGCGCTGGGCATCACCCGTGTCCTGCGCGGCGAGCGCGACCCCTTCCGGACACTCGCCGGGTTCTGTCATCGCCGGGCCCAGGCCCAGGACGACGACGAGGGGATCCTGCTGGCGGCGTATCTGCTGGGGCTGACCCATCTGCTCCAGGGCCTTCCGATGGCGGCCCGGAGCGAGGTGGACCGGACCCTGGCGGCCGTGGGCGGGACGGCGTTCTCCTCCGCGGGCCGCATGCTGTGCCGGCTGGTGCGCGTGTTCGCCCTGACCGCGGAAGGGCTGCTGGAGCAGGCGCGCGCGGAGGCCGAGGACCTGCGCGAAGGCTGTGTCGAGCGCGGCGAGTGGTGGACCCGTTCGTACACGGACTACCAGCTGGCGCTGATCTCCCTCTTCGAGGACCGCCCCGAGGACGCCACCGTCCACGCCCTGTCGATGCTGGACGGGAAACGGCACATCGGCGACAGTTTCGGCCTCGCGCTCGGCCTGGACCTGCTGGCGTCGGCGCTCGCCGCGCGGGGTGAGGCGGAGACGGCGGTCGCCGCGTACGGGGCCGGCGAGGTGTACTGGGGCGCGGTCGGGCATCCGCAGCGCGGAACGCCGGAACTGGGCCCGGTGTGTGAGCGGTACGAGGACACCGCCCGCTCGCTCCTGGGCGACGTGTACGAGGAGGCCAGGCTCCGGTCGGTGCTCTGCGACCCCGAGGCGGTGCTGCGGGCGCTTCTCGACGGCTCCGCCCGGGACTCCTGA
- a CDS encoding oxygenase MpaB family protein codes for MTRPTGPHGPRLRERLGDSLFARVAGPEGPATRARIHGTPGPRWFGPDRPIRRVHGDASMFIGGLSALLLQSLHPLAMAAVSAHSGFRGDPWGRLQRTSTFLAVTTYGTADSAQEACDRVRAVHERVRGVTGEGTPYHASDPRLLGWVHLAETDSFLRAHQRYGVRPLSDDDGDAYVADTARVAVALGVPDPPTNRAGLAARLTAYRGELRATPEARATARFLLLDPPVPLVARVPYGVLAANAVSLLPSWAAAELGMPRLPVVDGLFVRPLGGAVTSVVRWALAPSRSRLPSPAE; via the coding sequence ATGACGAGACCGACCGGACCGCATGGCCCCCGCCTGCGCGAACGGCTGGGAGACAGCCTCTTCGCCCGGGTCGCGGGACCCGAGGGCCCCGCGACCCGGGCCCGGATCCACGGCACGCCCGGACCCCGGTGGTTCGGCCCGGACCGACCCATCCGCAGGGTGCACGGCGACGCGTCGATGTTCATCGGCGGGCTCTCGGCCCTGCTGCTCCAGTCGCTCCATCCACTCGCCATGGCCGCCGTGTCCGCCCACTCGGGCTTCCGGGGCGACCCCTGGGGCAGGCTGCAGCGCACGAGCACGTTCCTGGCGGTGACGACGTACGGCACCGCCGACAGCGCGCAGGAGGCCTGCGACCGGGTTCGCGCGGTCCACGAGCGGGTGCGCGGAGTCACCGGCGAGGGCACGCCGTACCACGCCTCGGACCCGCGGCTGCTCGGCTGGGTCCACCTCGCGGAGACGGACAGCTTCCTGCGCGCGCACCAGCGTTACGGTGTACGCCCGTTGTCCGACGACGACGGTGACGCGTACGTCGCGGACACGGCCCGGGTCGCCGTCGCACTCGGGGTCCCCGACCCGCCGACGAACCGCGCCGGGCTCGCCGCACGACTGACCGCGTACCGGGGTGAACTACGGGCCACCCCCGAGGCGCGGGCCACCGCGCGCTTCCTGCTGCTCGACCCGCCCGTGCCGCTCGTCGCCCGCGTGCCGTACGGGGTCCTCGCCGCCAACGCCGTCTCCCTGCTGCCCTCATGGGCCGCCGCGGAGCTCGGCATGCCCCGACTCCCGGTGGTGGACGGGCTGTTCGTACGTCCCCTCGGCGGTGCCGTGACCTCGGTGGTGCGATGGGCGCTGGCACCGTCGCGGAGCAGGCTGCCCTCCCCCGCCGAGTGA
- a CDS encoding MerR family transcriptional regulator, with protein sequence MQVSEQAATRPTDAGVTTGSLARKLGVSPTTLRSWDRRYGIGPALRTDGRHRRWTADDVAMLQEMCRFTAAGLPPAEAARAAKERARGRGRSPALALVRPPAEPRAAKSPPATVRPAEAPTSRSGTGLPLGDVRQECRGLARAAVRLDAAAVQSLLTAVVETHGLATAWAEVMAPTLRAVGRKWESSGDRYVEVEHLLSWHISATLRHVYVCSVRKPRTGGPPVLLACLPDEPHTLPLEALGAVLTERGVPALMLGGAVPAEALAAAVRRVGPSAVVLWAQSRTTANLPLARHVAGTRWGVRGARTRSLVLLGGPGWDGDSGPGLPRPLRLDDALRMLGAPEH encoded by the coding sequence ATGCAGGTGAGCGAGCAGGCGGCCACGCGACCCACGGACGCGGGGGTGACCACCGGTTCCCTGGCGCGGAAACTCGGGGTGTCGCCCACGACGCTGCGGTCCTGGGACCGCCGGTACGGGATCGGTCCCGCCCTGCGGACCGACGGCCGCCACCGGCGGTGGACAGCCGACGACGTGGCCATGCTCCAGGAGATGTGCCGGTTCACGGCCGCGGGTCTGCCTCCCGCCGAGGCCGCCCGCGCGGCGAAGGAACGGGCCCGCGGACGCGGCCGGTCCCCCGCGCTCGCCCTCGTACGGCCCCCGGCCGAACCGCGGGCGGCGAAGTCACCACCCGCGACGGTCCGCCCAGCGGAGGCGCCGACCTCACGGTCGGGGACCGGTCTGCCGCTCGGAGACGTACGACAGGAGTGCCGGGGCCTGGCGCGTGCGGCCGTACGACTGGACGCTGCGGCCGTCCAGAGCCTGCTGACGGCCGTGGTCGAGACCCACGGACTGGCGACGGCCTGGGCCGAGGTGATGGCGCCCACGCTCCGCGCGGTCGGGCGCAAGTGGGAGTCGTCGGGCGACCGGTACGTCGAGGTCGAGCACCTGCTGTCCTGGCACATCTCGGCCACCCTGCGGCATGTGTACGTGTGTTCGGTGCGGAAGCCGCGCACGGGCGGCCCGCCCGTCCTGCTGGCCTGCCTTCCGGACGAGCCGCACACCCTGCCGCTCGAGGCACTCGGCGCCGTGCTGACGGAGCGGGGGGTGCCGGCCCTGATGCTCGGCGGCGCCGTGCCCGCCGAGGCATTGGCCGCGGCCGTACGACGGGTCGGCCCCTCGGCGGTGGTCCTGTGGGCGCAGTCGCGCACCACGGCGAACCTGCCCCTCGCCCGGCACGTCGCCGGCACGCGGTGGGGCGTACGCGGAGCGCGGACGCGGAGCCTGGTCCTCCTCGGCGGCCCGGGCTGGGACGGGGACTCGGGACCCGGACTGCCGCGGCCGCTCCGACTGGACGACGCGCTGCGGATGCTCGGCGCGCCGGAGCACTAG
- a CDS encoding cysteine desulfurase-like protein, with the protein MTFDVGALRAQIPALRAGLAHFDGPGGTQTPAPVVAAIAGALEGPLSIRGSVAPGEANAEALVREFRQAMADLLGVHPSGVVFGRSATQLTYDFSRTLAKDWAPGDEIVVSRLDHDANIRPWLQAARWAGAEVRWADFDPATGELPPSAVGELLTERTRLVAVTAASNLIGTIPDIPAIGRLVHRAGALLHVDGVHYAAHAFVDLAELGADLFVCSPYKFLGPHHGVLAASPDLLETLRPDKLLPSTDAVPERFELGTLPYELLAGTRAAVDLLAGLGTGPAQGRRARLGSALRSIERHERKLRDRTESGLAALDGVTVHSRAAERTPTLLLTFDDRDAVDAYHFLAERGVHAPAGSFYALEASRHLGLGDTGGLRVGFAPYNDEGDVERLLEGLAAFLKS; encoded by the coding sequence TTGACCTTTGACGTCGGCGCGTTGCGCGCCCAGATCCCCGCCCTGCGGGCCGGCCTCGCGCACTTCGACGGTCCGGGCGGAACACAGACGCCCGCCCCGGTCGTCGCGGCGATCGCCGGCGCGCTCGAGGGCCCCCTCTCGATCCGTGGCAGTGTCGCCCCGGGAGAGGCGAACGCGGAGGCGCTCGTCAGGGAGTTCCGGCAGGCCATGGCGGACCTGCTTGGCGTGCACCCCTCCGGGGTCGTCTTCGGCCGCAGTGCCACCCAGCTCACGTACGACTTCTCCCGGACGCTCGCGAAGGACTGGGCGCCCGGCGACGAGATCGTGGTCAGCCGGCTCGACCACGACGCCAACATCCGGCCCTGGCTGCAGGCCGCGCGGTGGGCCGGCGCCGAGGTCCGGTGGGCGGACTTCGATCCGGCGACGGGCGAACTCCCGCCGTCGGCCGTGGGCGAACTGCTCACCGAGCGGACCCGGCTGGTCGCCGTGACCGCCGCCTCCAACCTCATCGGCACGATCCCCGACATCCCGGCGATCGGCCGCCTGGTCCACCGCGCGGGCGCCCTGCTCCACGTCGACGGAGTGCACTACGCGGCACACGCCTTCGTGGACCTCGCGGAACTCGGCGCCGACCTCTTCGTGTGTTCGCCCTACAAGTTCCTCGGCCCGCACCACGGTGTCCTGGCCGCGTCCCCCGACCTGCTGGAGACGCTGCGGCCGGACAAGCTGCTGCCGTCCACCGACGCGGTCCCGGAGCGCTTCGAACTCGGGACGCTGCCCTACGAACTCCTCGCCGGCACCCGCGCCGCCGTCGACCTGCTCGCCGGTCTCGGAACCGGCCCTGCGCAGGGACGCCGCGCACGCCTCGGATCCGCGCTCCGGTCGATCGAGCGCCACGAGCGGAAGCTGCGGGACCGGACGGAATCCGGACTGGCCGCACTGGACGGCGTCACGGTCCACTCGCGGGCCGCCGAACGCACGCCCACCCTGCTCCTGACCTTCGACGACCGCGACGCGGTGGACGCCTACCACTTCCTGGCGGAACGGGGCGTCCACGCGCCCGCGGGTTCCTTCTACGCGCTGGAGGCGTCGCGGCACCTCGGGCTGGGCGACACCGGCGGCCTGCGCGTCGGGTTCGCGCCGTACAACGACGAGGGCGACGTCGAGCGACTCCTGGAGGGCTTGGCCGCGTTCCTGAAGTCGTGA
- a CDS encoding UBP-type zinc finger domain-containing protein, protein MGHRDFLNGWGRAPSPGGKPRLRRGGPMGTWTVAADGGRPEGRSCSHLGQVVPGIGSSPGTGEGPDVATGCAECAAQGQRWVHLRRCLTCGHLGCCDSSRGRHATAHHERTGHPIARSAEEGETWAWCYSDEVFLECR, encoded by the coding sequence ATTTTCTGAACGGGTGGGGCCGGGCACCGTCGCCCGGAGGAAAACCCCGCCTACGCCGTGGAGGACCGATGGGGACATGGACGGTCGCCGCCGACGGGGGACGCCCCGAAGGGAGGAGCTGTTCGCACCTGGGGCAGGTGGTGCCGGGCATCGGGTCCTCCCCCGGGACCGGCGAAGGACCCGACGTCGCGACCGGTTGCGCGGAGTGCGCCGCCCAAGGACAACGGTGGGTGCACCTCCGGCGCTGCCTCACCTGCGGTCACCTGGGCTGCTGCGACAGCTCCCGCGGCCGGCACGCCACGGCACACCACGAACGGACGGGGCATCCGATCGCCCGGTCGGCCGAGGAGGGCGAGACCTGGGCGTGGTGCTACAGCGACGAGGTCTTCCTCGAGTGTCGCTAG
- a CDS encoding sigma-70 family RNA polymerase sigma factor produces MTAQQSTERTPDAAVPRTAASESLTDEELATGFAGGDEQCLAAAYHRWGRLVYTLARRSLGDAAEAEDVTQLVFLAAWRGRAGFSPERGALAAWLVGITRRKIADALTARTRRADLVAAAGAVMSLTAHASASPADTVLDRVLLRHELARLPAPQRRALSLAFYDDLTHTQIAQLTGWPLGTVKSHARRGLHRLGSRLREEAGTGGRRG; encoded by the coding sequence ATGACCGCACAACAGAGCACCGAGCGGACCCCCGACGCCGCGGTGCCGAGGACCGCGGCGAGTGAGTCGCTCACCGACGAGGAACTCGCCACCGGTTTCGCGGGCGGCGACGAGCAGTGTCTGGCCGCCGCCTACCACCGCTGGGGCCGGCTCGTGTACACCCTGGCCCGGCGTTCCCTCGGGGACGCCGCCGAGGCGGAGGACGTCACCCAGCTCGTCTTCCTCGCCGCGTGGCGGGGGCGCGCCGGGTTCTCGCCCGAGCGCGGCGCCCTCGCCGCCTGGCTCGTGGGGATCACCCGCCGCAAGATCGCCGACGCGCTGACGGCCCGCACCCGGCGCGCCGACCTCGTCGCGGCGGCCGGCGCGGTGATGTCCCTGACCGCTCACGCTTCCGCGTCCCCGGCCGACACGGTGCTCGACCGGGTCCTCCTCCGGCACGAGCTGGCCCGACTGCCCGCACCGCAACGCCGGGCCCTCAGCCTCGCCTTCTACGACGACCTCACACACACCCAGATCGCGCAGCTCACCGGATGGCCCCTGGGGACGGTCAAGAGTCACGCCCGGCGCGGGCTGCACCGACTCGGCAGCCGACTCAGGGAGGAAGCGGGCACCGGCGGCCGGCGCGGTTGA
- a CDS encoding FUSC family protein produces MAGLRTVGAIALTLAVLAVLSVDVTHMVAGAMAAMVGTFAIKDKQRREQALTLLLGLPVALAAMSLGALLNKTVVVGDLFFIALIFAAVYSRRFGDRGTALGLIGFQIYFVSLFVRATFSALPGLCVTLAIAFVCSALVRFVVVPETPERVLERLRKAFRARIAQLVSAQIELLDAGPDRVEKALEDLRRHTARLHESAMMIQGQLAEGTSDSATASLVQRRVADAEIAAERLGVLLLTARSAERADTLTLHLPHAPVPAAGDRLRAQDGITATLRRDLDALRLLVLRPITDDRGTALAHLRNRLLGYRDEENLPQASTAVQDVFRGIGETARSVLGLRLALDGPQDESDDTPSTTRSREELDAEDVSIAGSEEAEQEESDRRGWERPTTRTAVQVSAGSALAIVGGEFLSSQRWYWAVLTCWVVFLNTASTGEILVKGYRRLIGTVLGVVAGALLAGLVGTHTWTAFGLVLLFIFAMFFTAPLSYALMSFFVTAMLGLLYTLLNTYSTAVLVLRIEETALGAVCGVIAAALVLPVHTDRRTDELLATVLRRLGDVTGAAVDQLSGGPTLDLLDRARDLDKALDDLRSSVQPLTHPITPLRSRRQTARYLVALLETCAYHARSLAATAELLPHSKTIAADPRLKRAGRRIAHNIEVLVARVEDDDTEGVAETGASLAALLEPEGPDGPRHDRVTTRVLRHLQRLDEGVVGLARPLGVPVSTGDVPSPGSASARQAAPSRGPAV; encoded by the coding sequence ATGGCCGGGCTGCGGACGGTGGGCGCCATCGCGCTCACGCTCGCCGTACTGGCTGTCCTGAGTGTAGATGTGACGCACATGGTGGCCGGAGCCATGGCGGCCATGGTCGGCACCTTCGCCATCAAGGACAAACAGCGCCGCGAACAGGCACTGACGCTCCTGCTCGGACTACCCGTGGCGCTCGCCGCGATGTCGCTGGGGGCGCTGCTCAACAAGACCGTCGTCGTGGGCGACCTCTTCTTCATCGCGCTGATCTTCGCCGCGGTGTACAGCCGCCGGTTCGGGGACCGCGGGACCGCCCTGGGACTCATCGGGTTCCAGATCTACTTCGTCTCGCTCTTCGTCAGGGCCACCTTCTCCGCGCTGCCCGGCCTGTGCGTCACGCTAGCCATCGCGTTCGTGTGCAGCGCGCTGGTGCGGTTCGTCGTCGTGCCCGAGACGCCCGAACGCGTTCTGGAGCGGCTGCGGAAGGCCTTCCGGGCCCGCATCGCCCAGCTCGTGTCCGCCCAGATCGAACTGCTGGACGCCGGACCCGACCGCGTGGAGAAGGCACTGGAGGATCTGCGGCGGCACACGGCCCGGCTCCACGAGAGCGCGATGATGATCCAGGGACAGCTGGCGGAGGGGACCAGCGACAGCGCCACCGCCTCGCTCGTGCAGCGCCGTGTCGCCGACGCCGAGATCGCCGCCGAGCGGCTCGGCGTGCTCCTGCTCACCGCCCGCAGCGCGGAACGGGCCGACACGCTCACCCTGCACCTTCCGCACGCACCCGTTCCCGCCGCCGGAGACCGCCTCCGGGCCCAGGACGGCATCACCGCAACCCTGCGCCGCGATCTCGACGCGCTGCGCCTGCTGGTCCTGCGCCCGATCACCGACGACCGCGGCACCGCGCTGGCCCACCTGCGCAACCGGCTCCTCGGCTACCGCGACGAGGAGAACCTGCCGCAGGCCTCGACCGCCGTGCAGGACGTCTTCCGCGGCATCGGCGAGACGGCGCGCTCCGTGCTCGGTCTGCGACTGGCTCTCGACGGGCCGCAGGACGAGTCCGACGACACTCCGTCGACGACCCGGTCCCGCGAGGAGCTGGACGCGGAGGACGTCTCCATCGCCGGGTCCGAGGAGGCCGAGCAGGAGGAGAGCGACCGCAGAGGCTGGGAGCGTCCGACGACGCGGACCGCGGTCCAGGTGTCGGCCGGCTCGGCGCTGGCCATCGTCGGCGGCGAGTTCCTCTCCAGTCAGCGCTGGTACTGGGCGGTGCTGACCTGCTGGGTCGTGTTCCTGAACACGGCGTCCACCGGGGAGATCCTCGTCAAGGGGTACCGCCGGCTCATCGGCACCGTCCTCGGTGTCGTCGCCGGTGCCCTCCTGGCGGGCCTGGTCGGCACCCACACATGGACGGCGTTCGGGCTCGTCCTGCTGTTCATCTTCGCCATGTTCTTCACCGCGCCGCTGTCCTACGCCCTGATGTCGTTCTTCGTCACGGCGATGCTGGGCCTGCTGTACACCCTGCTCAACACCTACAGCACCGCGGTGCTGGTCCTGCGCATCGAGGAGACCGCGCTCGGTGCCGTCTGCGGGGTCATCGCGGCCGCCCTGGTCCTGCCGGTGCACACCGACCGCCGGACCGACGAACTGCTGGCCACGGTGTTGCGCCGGCTCGGGGACGTCACGGGCGCGGCGGTGGACCAGCTCAGTGGCGGCCCCACGCTCGATCTGCTGGACAGGGCACGGGATCTCGACAAGGCGCTGGACGATCTGCGGTCCTCCGTCCAGCCGCTGACCCATCCAATCACGCCGCTGCGCTCCCGCCGCCAGACGGCCCGCTATCTGGTGGCCCTGCTGGAGACGTGCGCCTATCACGCGCGCTCGCTGGCGGCGACGGCGGAACTTCTCCCCCACAGCAAGACCATCGCGGCCGATCCGCGTCTGAAGAGGGCCGGCCGGCGCATCGCGCACAACATCGAGGTGCTCGTCGCGCGCGTCGAGGACGACGACACGGAGGGCGTGGCCGAGACCGGCGCGAGTCTCGCCGCCCTGCTGGAGCCGGAAGGACCGGACGGCCCCCGCCACGACCGGGTCACCACGCGTGTCCTGCGGCATCTGCAGCGGCTGGACGAGGGCGTGGTCGGTCTGGCCCGTCCGCTCGGCGTCCCCGTCTCGACTGGCGACGTGCCGTCCCCGGGGTCCGCGTCCGCCCGGCAGGCGGCGCCCTCCCGGGGTCCCGCCGTGTAG
- a CDS encoding ATP-binding protein: protein MRAAERRDITITDQNDALQRTSLTAPSARPPTSSPSAARAAGTAEVTSPASARRHVGSLVREHWEHWDSAGGMRQEAVVDLLLVVSELVTNAIRHGDGLVGFRATPTEEGVRLDVGDNSDVVPAGAFGLASVPEGYRPNGYGWPLINRLARGITVEPSPGGGKTIRVLVPLT from the coding sequence ATGAGAGCAGCAGAACGCAGGGACATCACCATCACGGACCAGAACGACGCACTCCAGCGCACGTCTCTCACCGCGCCGTCCGCCCGGCCGCCGACATCCTCGCCATCGGCGGCTCGGGCGGCCGGGACGGCCGAGGTGACGAGCCCCGCGTCGGCACGCCGGCATGTGGGGTCGCTCGTGCGCGAACACTGGGAACACTGGGACTCCGCCGGTGGGATGCGTCAGGAGGCCGTCGTCGACCTGCTTCTGGTGGTCTCGGAACTGGTCACGAACGCCATCCGCCACGGTGACGGCCTGGTCGGATTCCGGGCGACGCCGACCGAGGAGGGCGTCCGTCTGGACGTGGGCGACAACAGCGACGTCGTGCCGGCCGGCGCCTTCGGCCTCGCGTCGGTTCCCGAGGGGTATCGGCCGAACGGGTACGGATGGCCCCTGATCAACCGCCTCGCCCGCGGGATCACCGTCGAACCGTCCCCGGGCGGCGGCAAGACGATCCGGGTCCTCGTCCCGCTGACATGA